The genomic region GTGATCTTTCGACCGGCGTGACAGATCTCCTCCTTGGTCTTGGGGTGGTTGATGTGATGGGACACCTTGAAGCCGACCAGCGAAGGGGTGACCTGCCAGTACAGCTTGTTGTCCTGGAAGCGGATGGCATCGACCTTGTAAAAGGTCTTCAAAATCTCCTCATCATTTTTCAAGCCCAGGGCGCGCAGGAAAACACTGGCCGTGAACTTTCGCTTCCGGTCGATGCGGACGTACAGGATGTTCTTGGTATCGTACTCAAATTCGACCCACGACCCGCGGTAGGGGATGATCTTGCCCAGGAAGAAGGTGCGCTGATTGGCCGCCTCGAAAAACACCCCGGGCGACCGATGCAGCTGGCTGACGATGACGCGCTCCGTCCCGTTGATGATGAAGGTCCCGTTCTCAGTCATGAGGGGGACTTCGCCGAAATACACTTCCTGTTCCTTGACGTCGAGGACCTGTTTTTCTCCGGTCTCCGCGTCCTTCTCATAAATCACCAGCCGGATCGTCACCTTCAGCGGCACGGCGTAAGTCATGCCGCGCTCCTGGCACTCGTTCACATCGTACTTGAGTTGCAGGTTGACCGGATCTCCGCACTTGTCGCAAAACGTCACGATGTTCCGGTTGGAGGCCCCGCACACCTTGCAGAGAATGGTCGCCCCCAGGTAGGGATCCGTGATGATGATACTGTTGCAGTTCTGGCACTTGGACCGCAAGTGATCCAGCCCTTTCAACTCGCCACACTTGCACTCCCAGTTGCCGATCGTATACTCCACAAACTCGAGCTGTGACTGGCCACGAAAGTCGCTGATCGGGAACACCGAATTGAACACCGCCTGGAGGCCGTTGTCCTCTCGTTCCGAGGGGAGCAGGTTCATCTGAAGAAACCGCTCATAGGACTTCTTCTGGACCTCGATGAGGTTCGGGATCTGGATCAATGTTTTGATCTTTGAAAAATCGATACGCTCTCGTGGGGTCAGGACAGGTTGATTGTTCATGCGCTAAGACTCCTTTGATGACGCCAAAAACACCTCGAGCCCGCGCATCCCATTCCCCCTGAACACGCCAGGCCCCGGGGACACGGGTCCCCCCGCTGGAAACACGCTGCCTTGTGTTTCGCGATCCATGAATTCGATAGAGTTGAACGAATCAGCTCGACCTTTACTTAACTTCGACCGTGGCACCCGCCTCGGTAAACTTCTTCTTGACGGCTTCAGCTTCATCTTTGGACACCCCTTCTTTCACTGTTTTGGGAGCACCATCGACGAGATCCTTCGCCTCTTTCAAGCCCAGGCTGGTGACTTCACGAACTGCCTTAATGACATTGATCTTGTTGCTGCCCACGCTGGTGAGCACCACATCGAACTCTGTCTTCTCTTCGGCGGCTGCCGCCGCTCCTCCGGCCGGCGCCGCGCCCGCCATCATGACCGGGGCCGCGGCTGCGGCCGACACCCCGAATTTCGTTTCGATGTCCTTGACCAGCTGGGAAATCTCCAGCAGCGATGCCTGCTCGATCCAGCCGAGAATACTTTCTCGATTGAGCTCTGTTGCCATCTTTATTTCCTCCCGATCCGTTAATTGATTAAATCCTGCCTCAATCCTTCAGTTCCCCTCCCTGGACCCCTGGTCAAGAAGCGGAGCTGTTCTCCTTCTTTTTCGCCACCTCGCTCAGCACCACCGCCAGGTTCCGGCCGGTGGCCTGCAGCACCACGGCCAGTTGTTGCACCGGCGCCTTCAGCACGTAGAGCAACTTGCTGAGCAATTCCTCGCGCGAAGGGAGTTCGGCGATGGCGGTGAGGTCGGCAATGGACACCACCTTTCCCTCCACCATCCCGGCTTTGAATGTGAACAGCGGGTGGTCCTTCGCATACTGCGTCAGCACTTTGGCCAGAGCGACAGGATCACCCGAGTTACAGGCGACCGAGGTCGTCCCCCGAAACCGCTCCATCAGCGGCTCCAACGGGGTATCCTTGGCCGCGATTTTTGCCAGCGTGTTCTTGACCACCCGGTACTC from Terriglobia bacterium harbors:
- the rplL gene encoding 50S ribosomal protein L7/L12; translation: MATELNRESILGWIEQASLLEISQLVKDIETKFGVSAAAAAPVMMAGAAPAGGAAAAAEEKTEFDVVLTSVGSNKINVIKAVREVTSLGLKEAKDLVDGAPKTVKEGVSKDEAEAVKKKFTEAGATVEVK
- the rplJ gene encoding 50S ribosomal protein L10, which gives rise to MTKDEKAKEIQQLKETFQKSRNVILANFQGLDVAQDTDLRRQIRGTQTEYRVVKNTLAKIAAKDTPLEPLMERFRGTTSVACNSGDPVALAKVLTQYAKDHPLFTFKAGMVEGKVVSIADLTAIAELPSREELLSKLLYVLKAPVQQLAVVLQATGRNLAVVLSEVAKKKENSSAS